One genomic region from Paramicrobacterium agarici encodes:
- a CDS encoding NADPH-dependent FMN reductase gives MPRLLLVIASTRPGRVGAAVGEWAVERAREHGRFEIEVADLAQLQLPFLDEPEHPRLRAYVNEHTLRWSRQVDGADAFMFVMPEYNHSFSAPLKNALDFLFREWSDKPVGLVSYGGLAGGTRAVVALQPVLANLGMIGVHSNVEIAWVAEHVADGVFAASERHERALAGQLDELADLHARASAVAPGPQS, from the coding sequence ATGCCCCGCCTACTCCTCGTCATCGCGAGCACGCGACCGGGCCGCGTCGGCGCGGCCGTTGGCGAATGGGCTGTCGAACGCGCTCGAGAGCATGGCCGGTTTGAGATCGAGGTCGCTGACCTCGCGCAGCTGCAGCTTCCGTTCCTCGACGAGCCGGAGCACCCTCGGCTTCGCGCGTATGTCAATGAGCACACGCTGCGGTGGAGCCGGCAGGTCGACGGCGCGGATGCGTTCATGTTCGTCATGCCCGAGTACAACCACAGCTTCAGCGCACCGCTCAAGAACGCCCTGGATTTTCTCTTTCGCGAGTGGAGCGACAAGCCGGTCGGGCTGGTGAGTTACGGCGGCCTTGCCGGGGGAACCCGGGCCGTCGTCGCCCTTCAGCCGGTCCTTGCGAACCTCGGAATGATCGGCGTGCACAGCAACGTCGAAATCGCGTGGGTTGCCGAGCATGTCGCGGACGGCGTTTTTGCGGCGAGCGAGCGGCACGAGCGTGCACTCGCCGGGCAGCTCGACGAGCTCGCCGATCTCCATGCTCGCGCTTCCGCTGTCGCGCCTGGCCCTCAGTCCTAG
- a CDS encoding J domain-containing protein, giving the protein MSESPLDESPYDVLGVDRTASNEELRRAYRRRARQTHPDLGGSAATFNAVQLAWEQLGTPESRAAYDRGASARPASAPASDESEHVWATSRSRSTQRDSRPKARMYGHPGGRARDRFTTLMREWVGRGSEPVDIYDDALIRRAPSEIKHALADALAEEATARALGDLGMGYTVWHGVATERGSDTWVVDADAAASDTRKIDHVVLGPSGLFAVQSEDWGAPARPRRGDLISEGLAKGEKPVHALATRAKAVARAARVKFTALIVVLPDNALDGAITALGRTRGLPAFAVQRSVIGHFLRTGVPDAPRPAGTDMFEVRTRLQNSIRLV; this is encoded by the coding sequence ATGTCTGAGAGCCCCCTCGACGAGAGCCCGTACGACGTGCTCGGCGTCGATCGCACCGCGAGCAATGAGGAGCTTCGCCGTGCATACCGTCGGCGTGCGCGGCAGACACATCCTGACCTCGGGGGAAGCGCCGCCACATTCAACGCCGTACAGCTCGCGTGGGAGCAGCTCGGCACTCCCGAATCACGGGCAGCGTACGATCGGGGCGCGTCGGCTCGACCAGCATCCGCCCCCGCATCTGACGAGTCGGAACACGTGTGGGCAACGAGCCGATCGCGATCGACGCAGCGCGATTCACGCCCCAAGGCGCGCATGTACGGACACCCCGGAGGCCGGGCGCGCGATCGATTCACCACGCTGATGCGCGAATGGGTCGGCCGCGGCAGCGAGCCCGTCGACATCTACGACGACGCGCTCATTCGCCGCGCGCCGAGCGAAATCAAGCACGCCCTCGCCGACGCGCTCGCTGAAGAGGCGACGGCCCGCGCGCTCGGCGACCTCGGCATGGGCTACACCGTGTGGCACGGGGTCGCGACCGAGCGCGGAAGCGACACATGGGTCGTTGATGCGGATGCTGCCGCAAGCGACACCCGCAAGATCGACCACGTCGTGCTGGGCCCGAGCGGCCTGTTCGCTGTGCAGTCAGAGGACTGGGGAGCACCTGCACGGCCCCGCCGCGGAGACCTCATCAGCGAGGGGCTGGCAAAGGGGGAGAAGCCGGTGCACGCGCTTGCGACCCGCGCGAAGGCCGTCGCCCGCGCTGCTCGCGTGAAGTTCACGGCCCTCATCGTCGTGCTGCCCGACAACGCCCTCGACGGCGCGATCACGGCACTCGGGCGAACGCGCGGCCTGCCGGCTTTCGCCGTGCAACGCTCCGTGATCGGCCACTTTCTGCGCACCGGGGTTCCGGATGCGCCGCGACCGGCAGGTACGGACATGTTCGAGGTGCGCACACGGCTGCAGAACAGCATCCGTCTGGTCTGA
- a CDS encoding stealth family protein gives MTSPDDDRYDSDAAVAFRPQEYSFESSGLVASEPAHDAPRLGSDEPVIRVDERNPFDRDDVVQRKGQYALATGTFTPRDAMIADLTAIGDALDAAGIDYLLVRGEEDQETIAVDRRDRRAVEAAFAESFANEPFYALTLKKKHNRDVSGSPFYVVDKEARPVLLADGRLSTNPKAKVLRLFRPRVEPIGRLRYGPETAPQLEFWSFGEQTIVAPTPNALTRQQLDRSEAVIATVRRFGREWPTLENMFAELASDIGFDIDMVFSWVDGSSTEYQKKRREQMSGVVVGEGDDSVARFRQIDELKYALRSIYLFAPWIRRIFIATDSPAPAWIQRHPKVTFVPAEKHFADPSVLPTHNSHAVECQLHHIPGLAEHFLYSNDDMFFGRPVSPDMFFSPGGVTKFVEARTRIGLGETDPARSGHENAARVNRDVLRSRFGKVTTRHLEHCAAPLRVSVLAEMEREFPDEFRRTAAARFRSATDISVTNSFYHYYALMTGRAVEQRQAKVKYIETTLKSSIPALERLLRKRDQDMFCLNDGSNPELSDAERTRAVLGFLNRYFPFPAPWEKEEL, from the coding sequence ATGACCAGTCCAGACGACGACAGATATGACTCGGATGCTGCGGTGGCATTCCGCCCCCAGGAGTACTCCTTCGAGTCCAGCGGCCTGGTCGCATCAGAACCGGCCCACGACGCACCGCGCCTGGGGAGCGACGAACCCGTCATTCGCGTCGACGAGCGAAACCCGTTCGATCGCGACGACGTCGTACAGCGCAAGGGGCAATATGCACTCGCGACCGGAACGTTCACGCCCCGCGACGCGATGATCGCGGATCTCACCGCGATCGGCGACGCGCTTGACGCTGCCGGCATTGACTACCTCCTCGTGCGAGGGGAGGAGGACCAAGAAACTATTGCCGTCGATCGCCGAGACCGCCGAGCGGTGGAGGCAGCCTTCGCCGAGTCGTTTGCCAACGAACCGTTCTACGCGCTGACACTCAAGAAGAAGCACAATCGCGACGTCTCAGGTTCGCCGTTTTACGTGGTCGATAAAGAAGCGCGCCCGGTGCTCCTCGCAGACGGTCGGCTCTCGACAAACCCGAAGGCGAAGGTCCTTCGCCTGTTCCGGCCCCGCGTTGAGCCGATCGGTCGACTCCGCTATGGGCCAGAAACGGCTCCGCAGTTGGAGTTCTGGAGCTTCGGCGAGCAGACGATCGTTGCTCCAACGCCCAACGCACTTACTCGACAGCAGCTCGACCGTTCAGAAGCCGTCATCGCGACAGTGCGGCGCTTCGGCCGAGAGTGGCCCACGCTCGAGAATATGTTCGCGGAACTCGCCAGCGATATCGGCTTCGACATCGACATGGTGTTCTCATGGGTCGACGGGTCGAGCACCGAGTACCAGAAGAAGCGCCGTGAGCAGATGTCCGGCGTCGTTGTGGGGGAGGGCGACGATTCGGTGGCTCGCTTTCGTCAAATCGATGAGTTGAAGTATGCGCTTCGCAGCATCTACCTTTTCGCCCCGTGGATTCGACGCATTTTCATCGCGACGGACTCTCCCGCGCCGGCGTGGATCCAGCGGCATCCCAAGGTCACCTTCGTGCCTGCCGAGAAGCATTTCGCCGATCCGAGCGTACTGCCGACCCACAATTCGCACGCGGTAGAGTGCCAGCTTCACCACATTCCGGGACTCGCGGAGCACTTCTTGTATTCCAACGACGACATGTTCTTCGGGCGGCCAGTGAGTCCCGATATGTTCTTTTCTCCCGGGGGAGTCACCAAGTTCGTCGAAGCCCGCACACGAATCGGTTTAGGTGAGACCGATCCCGCGCGCAGTGGTCATGAGAATGCGGCTCGGGTGAATCGTGATGTTCTGCGGTCACGGTTCGGCAAGGTCACGACTCGGCACCTTGAGCACTGCGCTGCACCTCTGCGAGTGAGCGTGCTCGCCGAAATGGAACGAGAGTTTCCTGACGAGTTTCGTCGCACGGCGGCAGCGCGATTCCGGTCGGCGACGGACATCTCGGTAACGAACTCGTTTTACCACTACTACGCCCTCATGACGGGTCGAGCCGTTGAGCAGCGGCAGGCAAAGGTCAAATACATTGAAACGACGCTGAAGAGCTCGATCCCGGCGCTGGAGCGGCTGCTGCGCAAGCGTGACCAAGACATGTTCTGCCTCAATGATGGCTCGAATCCCGAGTTGAGCGACGCGGAGCGAACCCGGGCTGTTCTGGGGTTTCTCAATCGCTACTTCCCCTTCCCGGCGCCGTGGGAGAAGGAAGAGCTCTAG
- a CDS encoding NADPH-dependent F420 reductase codes for MTAISIIGAGNMGSAIANRLVNGGHSVQVIARDIEKARISEAVSAGVVGDELTGDIVILALPYPAIDDVLSTYGNQLNGKTVVDLTNPLDFSTFDALVVPADSSAAAEIQAKLPAANVVKAFNTNFAATLASGTVGQTPTVVLVAGDSAEAKASLSDVIVSAGLQATDAGSLKRARELEGLGFLQLTLAANEKTSWTTGFALEK; via the coding sequence ATGACCGCTATCTCCATCATTGGCGCGGGAAACATGGGAAGTGCCATCGCGAACCGACTCGTGAACGGTGGACACTCTGTACAGGTGATCGCTCGCGACATCGAGAAGGCTCGCATCTCAGAGGCCGTTTCGGCCGGAGTCGTGGGCGACGAGCTCACGGGCGATATCGTCATTCTCGCGCTGCCGTACCCTGCAATCGATGACGTGCTCTCCACCTACGGAAACCAGCTCAATGGGAAGACGGTCGTGGATCTCACGAACCCCCTCGACTTCAGCACGTTCGACGCGCTCGTTGTGCCCGCAGATTCGTCGGCTGCGGCTGAGATCCAGGCGAAGTTGCCCGCTGCGAACGTCGTCAAGGCGTTCAACACGAACTTTGCCGCAACGCTCGCGAGCGGAACCGTCGGCCAGACGCCGACTGTCGTCCTGGTCGCGGGTGACAGCGCTGAAGCGAAGGCGTCACTGTCGGACGTCATCGTGTCGGCAGGCCTGCAGGCCACGGACGCCGGATCACTGAAGCGCGCTCGAGAGCTCGAGGGGCTGGGCTTCCTGCAGCTCACGCTCGCCGCCAACGAGAAGACGAGCTGGACGACCGGCTTCGCTCTCGAGAAGTAG
- a CDS encoding YdcF family protein produces the protein MRVLRVLGIALPLAAAGSILACAELLHWRASTRQLGDADVRGATEAVVVLGYKNRGSRANIINRSRVRAGIRSIDPHASRSVLVLCGGPVASSTPEAEIMARYAQQRGYSGPMRLDGESRSTWQNIENAIPLVEDADRIKVVSDSMHAEFGRAFLAEQRPDLAARLVRGEDYRLGENLLIKPIAVVIALRNRRRLGAPRPV, from the coding sequence ATGCGCGTACTGCGGGTTCTCGGCATCGCCCTTCCACTTGCTGCCGCCGGCAGCATCCTTGCCTGTGCTGAGCTGCTGCACTGGCGCGCGAGCACGCGTCAGCTGGGCGATGCCGACGTTCGGGGCGCGACCGAGGCCGTCGTCGTTCTTGGCTACAAGAACCGCGGAAGCCGTGCGAACATCATCAATCGCAGTCGCGTTCGCGCCGGCATCCGCTCGATCGACCCGCATGCATCACGCAGCGTTCTCGTGCTCTGCGGCGGGCCGGTTGCCAGCAGCACGCCCGAGGCCGAGATCATGGCCCGCTATGCGCAGCAGCGCGGGTACTCCGGGCCGATGCGCCTAGACGGTGAGAGCCGTTCAACGTGGCAGAACATCGAGAATGCGATTCCGCTGGTCGAGGATGCCGACCGCATCAAGGTCGTCTCCGACTCCATGCACGCCGAGTTCGGTCGCGCTTTTCTCGCCGAGCAACGACCGGATCTTGCCGCGCGCCTCGTGCGGGGCGAGGACTATCGCCTCGGCGAGAACCTGCTGATCAAGCCGATCGCCGTCGTCATCGCGCTGCGCAATCGCCGTCGGCTCGGGGCACCTCGACCGGTTTGA
- a CDS encoding Hsp20/alpha crystallin family protein: protein MATTFDPFREFATLAGALADAPSGPRRMPMDLYRDGDTYVLNADLPGIDPGSVDIDVDGQLLTIRAERTVSSGDGVKWITRERGTASYLRQLSLGQGIDTEKISATYDNGVLSIMIPVSERAKPRKIAVTSAGSDESAELSDATTV from the coding sequence ATGGCTACAACATTCGACCCGTTCCGGGAGTTCGCGACGCTTGCGGGCGCACTTGCCGATGCACCGTCGGGACCTCGACGGATGCCGATGGATCTGTACCGCGACGGCGACACCTACGTGCTGAACGCCGACCTTCCGGGAATCGACCCGGGCTCGGTCGACATCGACGTGGACGGGCAGCTCCTGACGATCCGCGCCGAGCGCACGGTGAGCAGCGGCGACGGCGTGAAGTGGATCACGCGTGAGCGCGGAACGGCCTCGTACCTGCGCCAGCTCAGCCTCGGCCAGGGAATCGACACCGAGAAGATCAGCGCGACCTACGACAATGGGGTGCTCAGCATCATGATCCCCGTGAGCGAGCGCGCGAAGCCCCGCAAGATCGCTGTGACCTCTGCCGGATCGGACGAATCCGCGGAGCTCAGCGATGCCACCACGGTATAA
- a CDS encoding IclR family transcriptional regulator domain-containing protein encodes MRESTRPEFIEAIARGLDVIRAFGTRGNVLSLSELASETGLARPTVRRILLTLDELGYVRSDDGAYSLTPRVLDLGMAYVSSSGIWELTRPHLVDLSASLGQSCSIAQLEGSDIVYVSRVAVPKLVTLSVSIGTRFPALSTSLGKVLLASLPPDELRRTLTIPSLSGVTPTWHPEADEIEETLREVRAAGWAVTDQQLAPAIRSIAAPIRNGAGDVVAAVNVNAHALETSVETLIDEYLPKLLTAAGAISGDWARFENRPLAEVG; translated from the coding sequence ATGCGGGAAAGCACGCGTCCCGAATTCATTGAGGCGATAGCACGAGGTCTCGATGTCATTCGCGCGTTCGGCACGCGAGGGAATGTGCTCAGTCTGAGCGAGCTCGCAAGCGAGACGGGGCTCGCGCGGCCGACTGTGCGCCGCATTCTGCTGACCCTCGATGAGCTCGGTTACGTGCGCTCCGACGACGGCGCCTACTCGTTGACACCTCGGGTCCTCGACCTCGGCATGGCCTACGTGTCCTCGAGCGGCATCTGGGAGCTCACGCGCCCGCACCTCGTTGATCTGAGCGCCTCACTCGGACAATCGTGTTCGATCGCTCAGCTCGAGGGTTCCGACATCGTCTACGTTTCGCGAGTAGCCGTACCCAAGCTCGTGACGCTCTCGGTCTCGATCGGGACACGCTTTCCCGCGCTGTCGACCTCGCTCGGGAAGGTGCTGCTCGCCTCGCTGCCTCCTGACGAGCTTCGGCGCACTCTCACGATCCCGTCACTGTCGGGCGTGACGCCCACCTGGCATCCAGAGGCCGACGAGATTGAGGAGACCCTACGAGAGGTCCGCGCGGCCGGCTGGGCTGTCACCGATCAGCAGCTCGCTCCCGCGATCCGCTCGATCGCAGCGCCCATTCGCAATGGTGCCGGCGACGTTGTGGCCGCCGTCAACGTGAACGCGCACGCGCTTGAGACGAGCGTCGAGACGCTCATCGATGAGTACCTGCCAAAGCTGCTCACTGCCGCGGGGGCGATCAGCGGAGACTGGGCGCGATTCGAGAACCGTCCACTCGCCGAGGTCGGCTGA
- a CDS encoding extradiol ring-cleavage dioxygenase, whose translation MATLSAVLATTHHPFYLKATELTPPEERIPQAAEWKRKVEAYRETLTAADPDILVMVGADHFHQFFSDNYPTFLIGKQPTYDGTFYNEEREFSIPKYVLDGHEELSGYMLQGLLDRGFDFSVSHELKIDHSIICPIITTRPQADLPIVPIYTNIFAPPLPSPKRFWDLGRAIRSIIDEYPSDAKIAAVGSGHLSLELGGPRQFGETGPDPEFDRQAIEWLSTGNVDAILENVTHESMAGAGNATHGFMDLILMMGIAGPEAAAYTDSLDLFHTMEAYITWYPNGDPR comes from the coding sequence ATGGCGACACTGAGTGCGGTGCTCGCGACGACGCACCACCCGTTCTATCTGAAGGCGACCGAACTGACGCCGCCGGAAGAACGCATACCCCAGGCAGCAGAGTGGAAGCGAAAAGTCGAGGCGTACCGCGAGACGCTGACGGCAGCCGATCCAGACATTCTCGTGATGGTCGGCGCTGATCACTTCCATCAGTTCTTCTCCGATAACTATCCGACGTTCCTCATCGGAAAACAGCCCACATACGACGGAACGTTTTACAACGAGGAGCGCGAATTCAGCATCCCGAAATATGTTCTCGACGGGCATGAAGAGCTCTCGGGCTACATGCTCCAGGGCCTGCTCGACCGCGGCTTCGACTTCTCCGTCAGTCACGAGCTCAAGATCGACCATTCGATCATCTGCCCGATCATTACCACTCGACCTCAGGCCGATCTGCCGATCGTGCCCATCTACACAAACATCTTCGCGCCACCGCTTCCGTCCCCGAAGCGGTTCTGGGATCTCGGCCGGGCCATCCGCTCGATCATCGACGAGTACCCGTCCGACGCGAAGATCGCAGCCGTTGGCAGCGGACACCTGTCGCTCGAGCTCGGTGGGCCCCGGCAGTTCGGTGAAACGGGGCCGGATCCCGAGTTCGACAGGCAGGCGATCGAGTGGCTGAGCACGGGCAACGTTGACGCGATTCTCGAGAATGTGACGCACGAAAGCATGGCTGGAGCCGGGAACGCAACACACGGTTTCATGGACCTCATCCTCATGATGGGCATCGCCGGCCCGGAGGCCGCTGCCTACACGGACAGCCTCGATCTCTTCCACACGATGGAGGCCTACATCACCTGGTACCCGAACGGAGATCCGCGATGA
- a CDS encoding citryl-CoA lyase — MTEYPTGIGTSTPESISLLGQDLAGELLGQVGFGELAYRLATKRQPTAGQLRVFEAVLVSLADHGFTPTALAARLTYYSAPDSLQGAVAAGLLGGGSRFLGVTEDTGAYLHGIVKNHDDTEGWGSDRWDDIARTAITESRSAGEKIPGLGHPVHKNGDPRTPVIMRIAEESGVKGAHLELFEAIGRVHPELLGRTLPLNGAGVAGAALVDAGLPVSLLRGFALLARTAGLIGHIAEEDENPIGPAIYTHVDRNAVYTPPAAPGETAR, encoded by the coding sequence ATGACTGAGTACCCAACGGGAATCGGAACGAGTACGCCCGAGTCGATCTCGCTGCTCGGGCAGGACCTCGCTGGCGAGCTCCTCGGCCAGGTCGGCTTCGGCGAACTTGCATATCGACTCGCGACGAAGCGCCAGCCGACGGCGGGCCAGCTCCGCGTATTCGAAGCGGTCCTCGTCTCGCTCGCAGACCACGGCTTCACTCCCACAGCTCTTGCCGCGCGCCTCACGTACTACAGCGCCCCCGATTCGCTGCAAGGCGCTGTTGCCGCGGGACTTCTCGGCGGCGGATCCCGGTTTCTCGGAGTCACCGAAGACACGGGCGCCTACCTCCACGGAATCGTGAAGAATCACGATGACACCGAAGGTTGGGGGAGCGACCGCTGGGACGATATCGCCCGCACCGCGATCACCGAGAGCCGCTCCGCCGGCGAGAAGATCCCGGGGCTTGGCCATCCCGTGCACAAGAACGGAGATCCTCGCACCCCGGTGATCATGAGGATCGCCGAGGAGTCCGGTGTAAAGGGCGCGCACTTGGAACTGTTCGAGGCCATCGGACGCGTGCACCCCGAGCTTCTCGGACGCACGCTCCCCCTCAACGGGGCCGGCGTCGCGGGTGCGGCCCTCGTCGATGCCGGGCTTCCCGTCAGCCTGCTCCGAGGCTTCGCGCTTCTTGCGCGCACGGCGGGACTCATTGGCCACATCGCCGAGGAAGATGAGAACCCCATCGGCCCCGCAATCTACACGCACGTCGACCGCAACGCGGTATACACGCCGCCCGCAGCACCGGGCGAGACGGCTCGCTGA
- a CDS encoding CaiB/BaiF CoA transferase family protein: MTPSAPAPSAAEEALRQLAAESAEGPLAGLLIADFSRVLAGPYATQLMADLGATVVKVESPAGDETRSWSPPERDGVSTYYLGINRNKYDVVLDFRDEGDRSLALELARRADVVIENFKPGGLQKFGLDYESVAAVNPAVIYASISGFGSKKGATLPGYDLIVQAASGLMSLTGSPDGPAYRSGVSVFDIMTGMQATIGILAALNHRTQTGDGQHIEVNLLSTALSAMANHSSTYVAGGTIPFRMGNAHPSLFPYEPLPASDGEIIIVAANDRQFAKLAAAIGRSHLADDERFTTTEERNRNRGELRLLLVDALAAHTAAEWFDILTDAGIACGPINTIDGGVALAERLGLDPIVQVGEGEQSVPMIRNPITFSRTQPRYDSPPPALGQDDGRIRAWLSGTPDHSDGGFAND; the protein is encoded by the coding sequence ATGACGCCATCCGCTCCGGCACCGAGTGCTGCCGAAGAAGCACTGCGGCAGCTCGCCGCCGAAAGTGCCGAGGGCCCGCTGGCCGGCCTGCTCATCGCGGACTTCTCGCGCGTTCTCGCGGGACCGTACGCCACGCAGCTGATGGCAGATCTCGGTGCGACCGTCGTGAAGGTCGAGAGCCCTGCCGGTGACGAGACCCGTTCCTGGTCCCCGCCGGAGCGCGACGGCGTCTCCACCTACTACCTGGGCATCAATCGCAACAAGTACGATGTGGTTCTCGACTTTCGTGACGAGGGCGATCGGAGTCTCGCGCTGGAACTCGCGCGTCGCGCCGACGTTGTGATCGAGAACTTCAAGCCGGGCGGGCTGCAGAAGTTCGGCCTCGACTACGAGTCCGTGGCCGCGGTGAACCCGGCGGTGATCTACGCCTCGATCAGCGGCTTCGGCTCGAAGAAAGGAGCGACGCTGCCCGGTTACGACCTGATCGTGCAGGCAGCATCCGGTCTCATGAGCCTGACGGGTTCGCCTGACGGCCCCGCCTATCGCAGCGGCGTTTCGGTGTTCGACATCATGACGGGAATGCAGGCCACGATCGGCATCCTCGCGGCGCTGAATCATCGCACTCAGACCGGCGACGGGCAGCACATCGAGGTGAACCTGCTCTCGACGGCTCTTTCCGCCATGGCCAACCACAGCTCGACGTATGTTGCCGGCGGGACGATTCCCTTCCGAATGGGGAACGCCCACCCCAGCCTCTTCCCCTACGAGCCGCTGCCAGCGAGCGACGGGGAGATCATTATCGTCGCCGCCAACGATCGACAGTTTGCGAAGCTCGCGGCTGCCATCGGGCGTTCGCACCTCGCCGACGATGAGCGTTTCACGACCACGGAAGAGCGCAACCGCAACCGAGGAGAGCTGCGGCTTCTGCTTGTCGACGCGCTCGCAGCTCACACCGCCGCAGAGTGGTTCGACATCCTCACCGATGCCGGAATCGCGTGCGGGCCGATCAACACGATCGATGGCGGCGTCGCGCTCGCGGAACGCCTCGGCCTCGACCCCATCGTGCAGGTCGGCGAGGGCGAGCAGTCCGTGCCGATGATCCGCAACCCGATAACGTTCTCGCGCACGCAGCCGCGATATGACTCGCCGCCGCCCGCCCTCGGGCAGGATGACGGCCGCATCAGGGCGTGGCTGAGCGGCACACCCGACCATTCAGACGGAGGATTCGCGAATGACTGA
- a CDS encoding amidohydrolase family protein, whose protein sequence is MTQETTPLPRDGQPIVFRNGTVLTMNGRRDVLHKGDVLVSRDTIDAVGTALEVPEGTFEIDADGGILMPGMIDTHRHMWQTAMRGYGADWTLTQYFVWYYLEYGKHFRPQDIYAGNALSAMDAIDAGVTTTVDWSHGLRTIEHAEAALDALRASTGRFVFAPGNIFGAPWEWASNPEFTRFIRDNNTESEMLRFQLAFDVTGDPEFPERGAFETARELGLPVTTHAGVWGATNDDGIRLMYENGFMTPETVYVHAATLNNDSYQRIAATGGSVSLSTESEQSCGQGYPPSWVLRTHAIPMSLSVDTSVWFSSDLFSAMRATLGADRAWEHIKAHEKGDTITHSHLRAEHVVEWSTLGGAKALGIDDLVGSLEPGKKADVVLVKNDTSPTMFPIMNPYGHIALQAGRADVHTVLVNGAIAKFQNELLDSEVARAKADVEQTVDYLRSTLGDDVWESGMNPEIPETKVLDNPYMYTDYRSDATHRGAEPEDAEPAVS, encoded by the coding sequence ATGACACAGGAGACAACCCCACTTCCCCGCGACGGTCAGCCGATCGTGTTTCGCAACGGCACGGTGCTGACGATGAACGGCCGACGCGACGTCCTGCACAAGGGCGACGTGCTGGTCTCGAGAGACACCATCGACGCCGTGGGCACGGCGCTCGAGGTGCCAGAAGGCACATTCGAGATCGACGCCGACGGCGGCATCCTCATGCCCGGCATGATCGACACTCACCGGCACATGTGGCAGACCGCCATGCGGGGCTACGGCGCCGATTGGACGCTCACGCAGTACTTCGTCTGGTACTACCTCGAGTATGGCAAGCACTTCCGACCGCAAGACATCTACGCCGGCAACGCGCTTTCGGCCATGGACGCGATCGACGCCGGAGTCACGACGACCGTCGATTGGTCGCACGGGCTGCGGACCATTGAGCACGCGGAAGCAGCACTCGACGCTCTTCGCGCTTCGACGGGACGCTTCGTCTTCGCGCCGGGGAACATCTTCGGCGCACCATGGGAGTGGGCGTCCAACCCCGAGTTCACGCGGTTCATCCGTGACAACAACACCGAGTCGGAGATGCTTCGATTCCAGCTTGCATTCGATGTCACGGGCGATCCTGAATTTCCCGAGCGAGGTGCTTTTGAGACGGCGCGCGAGCTCGGCCTCCCCGTGACGACGCATGCGGGAGTGTGGGGAGCGACGAATGACGACGGCATCCGCCTGATGTATGAAAACGGCTTCATGACGCCCGAGACCGTCTATGTGCACGCGGCGACGCTGAACAACGACTCCTATCAGCGCATCGCGGCAACCGGCGGCTCCGTTTCTCTCTCGACCGAGAGCGAGCAGAGTTGCGGGCAGGGCTACCCACCGTCGTGGGTGCTCCGGACCCACGCGATCCCCATGTCGCTTTCCGTCGACACGAGTGTCTGGTTCTCGAGTGACCTGTTCTCAGCGATGCGAGCCACTCTCGGCGCCGACCGCGCCTGGGAGCACATCAAGGCACACGAGAAGGGAGACACCATCACGCATTCCCACCTGCGCGCCGAACACGTCGTGGAGTGGTCGACGCTGGGTGGCGCGAAGGCTCTCGGAATCGACGATCTCGTCGGAAGTCTGGAGCCTGGAAAGAAGGCCGACGTGGTGCTCGTCAAGAACGATACGTCGCCGACGATGTTCCCGATCATGAATCCGTACGGACACATTGCCCTGCAGGCAGGGCGCGCAGACGTGCACACCGTGCTCGTCAACGGAGCGATCGCAAAGTTCCAGAACGAACTTCTCGATTCCGAGGTCGCGCGCGCGAAGGCAGACGTCGAGCAGACTGTCGATTATCTGCGGAGCACACTCGGCGACGACGTCTGGGAGTCCGGAATGAACCCAGAGATACCCGAGACTAAGGTGCTCGACAATCCGTACATGTACACCGACTACCGCAGTGACGCGACCCATCGGGGAGCGGAGCCCGAGGACGCGGAGCCCGCCGTGAGCTGA
- a CDS encoding MarR family winged helix-turn-helix transcriptional regulator: MTEPEWLSPEQLVAWTRLVAVVELLPGALDTQLQRDADLTHFEYFTLAMLSEAEHRSLRMTALASRTNATLPRLSHVVSRLERRGYVRRTPDVDDRRAINAQLTDEGWQKVLATAPGHVATVRRNVIDALDDRDTEDLRRIMAKVLERLDPEGRFGMTTGPM, encoded by the coding sequence ATGACAGAACCGGAATGGCTCTCGCCCGAGCAGCTTGTCGCATGGACTCGGCTCGTCGCCGTCGTCGAGCTGTTGCCCGGGGCTCTCGACACTCAGCTTCAGCGCGACGCAGATCTGACGCATTTCGAATACTTCACCCTTGCGATGCTCTCGGAGGCCGAACACCGATCGTTGCGCATGACCGCGCTCGCGTCGCGCACGAATGCGACGCTTCCTCGCCTGTCTCACGTGGTCTCGCGGCTGGAGCGGCGCGGCTATGTGCGACGCACTCCCGACGTGGATGATCGTCGTGCAATCAACGCCCAGCTCACTGACGAGGGCTGGCAGAAGGTGCTCGCGACGGCTCCCGGGCACGTGGCGACGGTCCGGAGGAACGTCATCGACGCTCTCGACGATCGAGACACGGAAGACCTGCGCCGAATTATGGCAAAGGTGCTTGAGCGGCTTGACCCAGAAGGCCGATTCGGCATGACGACGGGCCCGATGTAG